Proteins from a genomic interval of Verrucomicrobiota bacterium:
- a CDS encoding DEAD/DEAH box helicase yields MQTFNFHPAAVWWFQQRFGTPTEPQAQGWPAIQSGQNVLISAPTGTGKTLAAFLASLDRLFREAATGKLPDETRVVYVSPLKALGP; encoded by the coding sequence GTGCAGACCTTCAACTTCCATCCCGCCGCCGTCTGGTGGTTCCAGCAGCGATTCGGCACGCCGACGGAACCGCAAGCGCAAGGCTGGCCCGCGATTCAGTCCGGCCAGAACGTTCTCATTTCCGCGCCGACCGGAACTGGCAAAACGCTCGCGGCTTTCCTGGCTTCGCTGGACCGACTCTTCCGTGAGGCTGCGACAGGCAAGCTGCCGGATGAGACGCGAGTTGTTTACGTCTCGCCGCTCAAAGCACTCGGCCCATGA
- a CDS encoding macrocin O-methyltransferase yields the protein MDESARLYLDLLKKCLTFALWEETLLMPFDTAKASAPGDLVEFDMGLRKLGYCLAREFPYRREIAWEGEGITYLGYTMIGMKRLANFQECIERAIEENTPGDILETGVWRGGACILARAVLKVRRVCERKVWLADSFQGLPPPNAEKYPLDQGDDLYLNPFLRVPVEVVQENFRRFGLLDDQVCFLKGWFKDTLPTAPVDRLCVLRLDGDLYESTLDALTALYDKVSINGFVIIDDYDGKGCRQAVTDFRHTRGIRDEIIPIDQHGAFWRRTR from the coding sequence ATGGATGAATCGGCTCGGCTGTATCTGGACCTCCTCAAGAAGTGCCTGACGTTCGCTTTGTGGGAGGAGACTCTGCTCATGCCCTTTGACACCGCGAAGGCCTCGGCTCCGGGAGACTTGGTGGAATTTGATATGGGCCTGAGAAAGCTCGGTTACTGTCTGGCCCGAGAGTTCCCTTATCGCCGGGAGATTGCGTGGGAAGGCGAGGGAATCACCTACCTGGGCTACACCATGATTGGAATGAAGCGGCTGGCGAATTTTCAGGAGTGCATCGAACGCGCGATTGAGGAGAACACCCCTGGGGATATTCTCGAAACCGGCGTCTGGCGCGGTGGCGCATGCATCTTGGCGCGCGCGGTTCTGAAGGTGCGTCGGGTCTGCGAACGAAAGGTCTGGCTCGCGGACTCGTTCCAAGGTTTGCCGCCGCCGAACGCCGAAAAATATCCTCTCGACCAAGGCGACGACCTTTATCTGAATCCGTTTTTGCGCGTGCCTGTGGAAGTCGTGCAGGAGAATTTCCGGCGGTTTGGGTTGCTGGACGACCAGGTTTGTTTCTTGAAGGGCTGGTTCAAAGACACGCTGCCGACGGCGCCGGTTGATCGGCTGTGCGTGCTTCGCCTGGATGGCGACCTCTATGAGTCCACCCTGGATGCGCTGACGGCGCTTTACGACAAAGTTTCCATAAACGGATTCGTCATCATCGACGACTATGACGGCAAGGGGTGTCGCCAGGCCGTCACGGATTTCCGACACACGCGGGGAATTCGCGACGAGATCATCCCCATCGACCAACACGGGGCTTTTTGGCGGCGAACAAGATAG